Proteins from a single region of Stutzerimonas stutzeri:
- a CDS encoding response regulator transcription factor: MGGYLADVLVIEDDQVLNTQLAELLSLQGYAVRSSLLGESGLAMALASAPDLVLLDVMLPDMNGLSVLRRLREQQQTPVIMLTACGAEEERIRGLRHGADDYLAKPFNLTELQLRIDAILRRTRSADHRVAPPPSLQVDSLILDRHGLRAWVGEHDLALTPLQFRLLWQFMLQRGEVLSKPYLYRVVLEREYSGYDRSLDMHVSRIRRRLEEAGLAADRLQTLHGRGYSFQ; this comes from the coding sequence ATGGGCGGGTATCTGGCGGATGTGCTGGTCATCGAAGACGATCAGGTCCTGAACACTCAGCTGGCTGAGTTGTTGAGCTTGCAAGGATATGCAGTGCGATCCAGTTTGTTGGGTGAAAGTGGGCTGGCAATGGCACTGGCGAGCGCACCGGACCTGGTGCTGTTGGATGTCATGTTGCCCGACATGAATGGACTGTCAGTATTGCGCCGGCTGCGGGAACAGCAGCAAACGCCAGTGATCATGCTAACTGCCTGCGGCGCGGAAGAAGAGCGTATTCGCGGCCTGCGGCATGGTGCGGACGACTACCTGGCCAAGCCTTTCAACCTGACCGAGCTGCAGCTACGCATCGATGCAATCTTGCGACGTACTCGCAGCGCTGATCATCGTGTGGCGCCGCCGCCTTCCTTGCAGGTTGATTCGCTGATCCTTGATCGCCACGGTTTACGGGCTTGGGTTGGCGAGCATGATCTGGCGTTGACGCCGCTACAGTTCCGGCTGCTCTGGCAATTCATGCTCCAGCGCGGAGAAGTCCTGAGTAAACCCTACCTCTATCGGGTGGTGCTGGAGCGTGAATACAGCGGCTACGACCGCAGCCTCGATATGCATGTCAGTCGGATCCGGCGCCGGCTGGAAGAGGCTGGCCTGGCTGCCGATCGTTTACAAACGCTTCATGGCCGCGGTTACAGCTTTCAATGA
- a CDS encoding sensor histidine kinase, translating into MNRRLFWKLCMGVALGSVALFWVIARLSGQAQEQMSFIDAEHQHTLRQYAQQAEALYQLGDAQALQDWLRSLQQQEQTWAAIVEPHLHALAGSELSERFLSEFSLGRDPSWKIHLYFQDNPIMDVPFTDGQRRFLIQLPQRMRPGHYWYPARLLLELVLPLVLLMIGCLLLYRHLMQPLNRLEQATRRFSEGDYDARAGVLLGSRRDELAGLAETFDAMAERIGGLIIDQRQRLAEMSHELRTPLARIEMAVSLAEQGADSATLLPRIRQDCSAMRCLVEDSLTLSWLETERPRLRDETLDLIDLLDSILDDARFEFPDRHIDTQLPTEAELVGSCHRALGQAIENIVRNALDHTPPGASVRIQLRTEPQAYRLEIIDQGPGVPEEWLERIFLPFERLSEDRAGYGLGLALAQRQVSAIGGRLSARNDEEGGLCMGIWLPREGSAA; encoded by the coding sequence ATGAACAGGCGTTTGTTCTGGAAGCTGTGCATGGGTGTGGCGCTGGGCAGCGTAGCGCTGTTCTGGGTCATCGCGCGACTGAGCGGCCAGGCTCAAGAGCAGATGAGTTTTATCGACGCCGAGCATCAGCACACGCTGCGCCAGTACGCGCAGCAGGCTGAGGCGCTTTATCAATTGGGCGATGCCCAGGCGTTGCAGGATTGGCTGCGCTCCTTGCAACAGCAGGAGCAGACCTGGGCCGCGATTGTCGAGCCACACCTACATGCACTGGCAGGCAGTGAGCTGTCCGAGCGGTTTCTCAGTGAATTCAGTTTGGGGCGAGACCCTTCGTGGAAGATCCACCTCTATTTTCAGGACAACCCGATCATGGACGTCCCATTCACCGATGGGCAGCGACGCTTTCTGATCCAGCTTCCGCAACGCATGCGCCCCGGACATTATTGGTATCCCGCACGCCTGCTGTTGGAGCTGGTATTGCCATTGGTGCTGCTGATGATTGGTTGCCTGTTGCTCTATCGCCATCTGATGCAGCCGCTCAATCGCCTGGAACAAGCGACCCGTCGCTTCAGCGAGGGAGACTATGACGCTCGAGCAGGGGTGTTGTTGGGCTCGCGCCGTGACGAGCTGGCAGGGCTGGCCGAGACTTTCGATGCGATGGCCGAGCGAATCGGGGGGTTGATCATTGATCAGCGTCAGCGCCTGGCAGAGATGTCTCATGAGTTGCGTACGCCACTGGCCCGTATCGAGATGGCCGTCAGCCTTGCCGAGCAAGGTGCAGACTCGGCTACGTTGTTGCCGCGTATACGTCAGGACTGCTCGGCGATGCGATGTCTGGTCGAGGATTCGCTAACGCTGAGCTGGCTCGAAACGGAGCGCCCCAGACTGCGTGACGAGACCCTGGATCTGATCGATCTGCTGGATAGCATTCTCGACGACGCCCGTTTCGAATTCCCTGATCGTCACATCGACACGCAGCTTCCTACGGAGGCCGAACTGGTTGGCAGCTGCCACCGCGCGCTTGGCCAGGCTATCGAGAATATCGTGCGCAATGCGCTCGATCACACGCCGCCCGGCGCAAGCGTGCGCATTCAGTTGCGAACAGAGCCCCAGGCCTATCGTCTGGAAATCATCGATCAGGGCCCTGGGGTGCCGGAGGAGTGGCTCGAGCGCATCTTCCTGCCCTTCGAGCGCCTGAGTGAAGATAGAGCCGGTTACGGCTTGGGGTTGGCACTGGCTCAGCGACAGGTGAGCGCGATTGGCGGGCGGCTGTCTGCGCGCAATGACGAAGAAGGTGGCTTGTGTATGGGGATCTGGCTGCCCCGAGAGGGAAGCGCTGCGTAA
- a CDS encoding ethanolamine ammonia-lyase subunit EutB — MATYSHSIGGQTWRFDSLREVLAKASPLRSGDCLAGVAATSDAERAAAQMTLADVPLKQFLLEAVIPYERDEVTRLIIDSHDANAFAPVSHLTVGGLRDWLLGDHADEASLRALAPGLTPEMAAAVSKIMRVQDLILVAQKIRVVTRFRNTMGLRGHMSTRLQPNHPTDDPAGIAASTLDGLLYGNGDAMIGINPATDSMGSICTLLEMLDAVIQRYEIPTQSCVLTHVTSSIAAIERGAPLDLVFQSIAGTEAANASFGISLKVLQEGYEAGLSLKRGTLGNNLMYFETGQGSALSANAHHDVDQQTCEARAYAVARHFNPFLVNTVVGFIGPEYLYNGKQIIRAGLEDHFCGKLLGVPMGCDICYTNHAEADQDDMDMLLTLLGTAGINFIMGIPGSDDVMLNYQTTSFHDALYARKVLGLRAAPEFEQWLAHMGIFQQRDGQLRLGNELPSAFRQALAQLS, encoded by the coding sequence ATGGCAACCTATTCCCACAGTATCGGTGGCCAGACCTGGCGTTTCGACAGCTTGCGCGAGGTGCTGGCCAAGGCCAGTCCGCTGCGTTCTGGCGACTGCCTGGCGGGCGTCGCTGCTACCAGCGACGCCGAACGAGCGGCAGCGCAGATGACCCTCGCCGATGTGCCGCTCAAGCAGTTTCTACTCGAAGCGGTGATTCCCTATGAGCGCGACGAAGTCACCCGACTGATCATCGACAGCCATGACGCCAACGCCTTCGCCCCGGTCAGCCACCTGACCGTAGGCGGCCTGCGCGACTGGCTGCTGGGCGATCATGCCGACGAGGCCAGCCTGCGTGCTCTGGCCCCCGGCCTGACGCCAGAAATGGCGGCGGCGGTGTCGAAGATCATGCGTGTCCAGGACTTGATATTGGTTGCGCAGAAAATTCGCGTCGTCACCCGGTTCCGCAACACGATGGGCCTACGCGGCCATATGTCCACCCGCTTGCAACCCAACCATCCCACCGATGATCCCGCCGGCATCGCCGCCAGCACGCTCGATGGCCTGCTCTACGGCAACGGTGATGCGATGATCGGCATCAACCCGGCCACCGACAGCATGGGCTCAATCTGCACCCTGTTGGAGATGCTCGATGCCGTCATCCAGCGCTACGAGATTCCCACCCAGTCCTGCGTGCTGACCCACGTTACGAGCTCCATCGCGGCCATTGAACGCGGCGCGCCGCTGGACTTGGTGTTCCAGTCCATCGCAGGCACCGAGGCGGCCAACGCCAGCTTCGGTATCAGCCTCAAGGTACTCCAGGAAGGTTACGAGGCTGGCCTGAGCCTCAAGCGCGGCACGCTCGGCAACAACCTGATGTATTTCGAGACGGGGCAGGGGAGCGCGCTGTCGGCAAACGCCCATCACGATGTCGATCAGCAGACCTGCGAGGCCCGCGCCTATGCGGTGGCCCGTCATTTCAATCCCTTCCTGGTCAACACCGTGGTCGGCTTCATCGGCCCGGAGTACCTCTACAACGGCAAGCAGATCATCCGCGCCGGGCTGGAGGACCACTTCTGCGGCAAGCTGCTCGGCGTGCCCATGGGCTGCGACATCTGTTACACCAACCATGCCGAAGCCGACCAGGACGACATGGACATGCTGCTGACGCTGCTCGGCACCGCCGGCATCAACTTCATCATGGGCATTCCTGGGTCGGACGACGTGATGCTCAACTACCAGACCACCTCATTTCACGACGCGCTCTACGCGCGCAAGGTGCTCGGTCTGCGTGCGGCACCGGAGTTCGAGCAATGGCTGGCGCACATGGGCATCTTTCAGCAGCGCGACGGCCAACTGCGCCTGGGTAACGAGCTGCCATCCGCCTTCCGCCAGGCCCTGGCACAACTTTCCTGA
- a CDS encoding methyl-accepting chemotaxis protein: MFALNTIKARYTITFIGFVLLVMLLTILGIKRFVAPQLMAAGESIVLSQVSEIGEQIGMELARVEAQARSITQTIPMLESDEIDRVLPGLVDQYGDVKVFGGGIWPLSGARTPGRAKHSTFFHRDQSGKLVVNTHWNSAESLNYFEQPWHREGMQAPRGKCVWAAAYKDDASAEPRTNCAMTIYKDGSAWGVSTIDLTLGFFNRLVAEKQEEIQGEVMIVEADGKILSNQPQLSGNMVLRNVSELSSQSPFIATVQQALLGKPQQLQRRDYISKSGEDFSFFLTPISGTPWLLAAALPTAQLEARSDAMLKTLASLQIPMVMILLALMIFALNQLMKRLGVLRANIDALSAGDADLTKRIDIKGEDEVDQVARSVNGFIVYLQKMMIDVSDATTQIHSEIGQLKQLSRTTNEALARHASETDQAVTAINEMSSTAESVAHSASETATFTQTANHNAASSKRVVDDASNSVRALVGEVESATAKVQAMEADAQRINDVLGVIGDIAGQTNLLALNAAIEAARAGEQGRGFAVVADEVRALAARTQQSTSEINETLQRLQQGVGSAVQAMEQTKVSCQATADKTAQVTVGLDEMTSSVVHINDLSTQIATAAEEQSAVAEEINRNMVAVRHVVDELVESGVSVDRSTESLLNTNGRLTAVVNRFKVR, from the coding sequence ATGTTCGCTCTCAACACCATAAAAGCACGTTACACCATCACCTTCATCGGCTTCGTACTGCTGGTCATGCTGCTCACGATACTTGGCATCAAGCGCTTCGTTGCCCCACAGCTCATGGCTGCAGGTGAATCCATCGTGCTGTCGCAGGTCAGTGAAATTGGAGAGCAGATTGGGATGGAACTGGCGCGGGTCGAGGCCCAGGCCCGCAGCATTACGCAGACCATTCCCATGCTGGAAAGCGATGAGATTGACCGGGTTCTTCCAGGTCTGGTCGATCAATACGGTGACGTGAAGGTGTTCGGCGGCGGAATCTGGCCATTGTCAGGGGCCCGAACGCCGGGGCGTGCAAAGCACAGTACCTTCTTTCATCGAGATCAGTCGGGGAAGCTGGTCGTCAATACGCACTGGAACTCTGCCGAATCCCTGAACTATTTCGAACAACCTTGGCACAGAGAGGGCATGCAGGCTCCGCGCGGGAAATGCGTATGGGCCGCGGCTTACAAAGACGACGCAAGTGCGGAACCACGCACCAACTGCGCCATGACCATATACAAGGACGGTTCGGCTTGGGGTGTCTCGACAATCGACCTGACACTTGGCTTTTTCAATCGACTGGTTGCCGAGAAGCAGGAAGAGATCCAGGGCGAAGTGATGATTGTCGAGGCGGACGGCAAAATCCTCAGCAACCAGCCGCAGCTGAGCGGCAACATGGTGCTGCGCAACGTGTCGGAGCTTTCCAGCCAATCGCCCTTTATCGCTACTGTTCAACAAGCATTGCTTGGCAAGCCGCAACAGCTGCAGCGCCGGGACTACATAAGCAAATCCGGTGAGGACTTCAGCTTCTTCCTGACGCCTATCTCGGGCACACCATGGCTGCTCGCAGCTGCGCTACCTACAGCGCAGCTCGAGGCGCGAAGCGACGCAATGCTCAAGACGCTCGCTTCGCTACAGATTCCGATGGTCATGATTCTGCTGGCGCTGATGATCTTTGCTCTCAATCAGTTGATGAAGCGGCTCGGAGTGCTGCGCGCCAACATCGATGCTTTGTCCGCAGGCGATGCCGACCTGACCAAGCGAATCGACATCAAAGGTGAAGACGAAGTCGATCAGGTCGCACGTTCGGTAAACGGGTTCATCGTCTATCTGCAAAAGATGATGATCGATGTAAGTGACGCCACTACCCAGATCCATAGTGAAATTGGCCAGCTCAAACAGCTGTCGCGCACAACCAATGAGGCTCTGGCTCGACATGCGTCAGAGACGGATCAGGCCGTCACCGCGATCAACGAAATGAGCTCTACCGCCGAGTCCGTGGCGCATAGTGCCAGCGAAACGGCCACATTCACCCAAACCGCCAATCACAACGCTGCATCCTCCAAACGAGTGGTTGACGATGCTTCAAACAGTGTTCGGGCACTGGTAGGCGAAGTTGAGAGTGCGACCGCCAAGGTGCAGGCTATGGAGGCCGACGCCCAACGCATCAATGATGTTCTAGGGGTAATTGGTGATATCGCCGGCCAGACCAACCTGCTTGCGCTTAACGCGGCGATTGAAGCGGCGCGCGCAGGCGAGCAAGGACGTGGTTTCGCGGTGGTCGCCGACGAGGTCAGGGCCTTGGCAGCCCGAACCCAACAGAGCACCTCGGAAATCAACGAAACGCTGCAGCGGTTGCAGCAGGGTGTGGGTTCGGCGGTCCAGGCCATGGAACAAACCAAAGTCAGCTGTCAGGCAACCGCAGACAAGACAGCTCAAGTGACTGTCGGGCTAGACGAGATGACCAGCTCGGTCGTTCATATCAACGACTTGAGTACGCAGATCGCCACCGCCGCAGAGGAGCAAAGCGCAGTGGCTGAGGAGATCAACCGAAACATGGTTGCCGTGCGGCATGTCGTCGACGAACTGGTGGAAAGTGGAGTGAGCGTGGACCGAAGTACCGAATCGCTGCTCAACACAAACGGGCGCCTTACCGCCGTGGTAAATCGATTCAAGGTTCGCTGA
- a CDS encoding response regulator gives MPRAQSKVSLAVLVVDDDLLVLENTSALLEDLGYHVTAVDNGEAALSLLRRQGNFDILVTDHMMPGMTGAQLAETIQTERPGLPVLLVSGYADLAEGNRRLHTLAKPFTQTTLVHAMNQAMDRPDSAVVVELYPSH, from the coding sequence ATGCCACGTGCGCAATCAAAGGTGTCGCTGGCGGTACTCGTGGTGGATGACGATCTGCTGGTGCTAGAAAACACATCGGCGCTACTCGAGGATCTCGGTTATCACGTCACTGCAGTCGACAATGGCGAGGCCGCGCTTAGCCTTCTGCGCCGACAAGGCAACTTCGACATTCTGGTGACCGACCACATGATGCCAGGCATGACTGGCGCTCAGCTGGCCGAAACCATCCAGACGGAACGTCCGGGATTGCCGGTTCTTCTGGTGAGCGGCTATGCAGACCTGGCCGAGGGCAACCGCCGGCTCCACACCCTGGCCAAGCCCTTTACCCAAACCACATTGGTCCACGCCATGAACCAGGCCATGGACCGCCCAGATTCAGCTGTGGTTGTAGAGCTTTATCCTTCACATTGA
- a CDS encoding MFS transporter — translation MASYVTAGLIPLIEASFSVSVAIAAQLVTAFTLAYGLGSPLLVALTPPDRQRTGLLAALGLFVIANAASALALDFTTLMIWRAVAGTGAGVYLAMGIGASAALSTAERRGKSIAIIMGGMASGVVLGVPLSLVIAEQMGWQAALWLVTLLGLLAFLGLSLLLPSLPCAASSSLREKVAILSDNHVLTILFVSLLAAIASLGMYTFIAPLLADPDHGALRSVKPYLWIWGIGGVLGSLLIGPVVDRLRGPVIALTIMLVLSASLFLLPISASLNAWLAALPIAIWGAAGWALQVPQNNELILARQVEGDGNLAIALNESALYLGSAIGAAAGGFVLLLQMPIWTLSASAGTVALAGALLQIANLRRQTGLAGATPARACR, via the coding sequence ATGGCCTCCTACGTCACAGCCGGGCTGATTCCCCTGATCGAGGCTTCGTTCTCAGTCTCCGTTGCGATCGCAGCACAGTTGGTAACAGCCTTCACCCTGGCCTACGGTCTCGGCTCGCCATTGTTAGTTGCGCTGACGCCACCTGATCGGCAACGCACGGGGCTTTTGGCCGCACTCGGGCTCTTCGTAATTGCGAATGCAGCAAGCGCTCTAGCGCTTGATTTCACTACCTTGATGATCTGGCGTGCGGTCGCCGGGACTGGCGCAGGCGTCTACCTGGCAATGGGGATCGGGGCGTCAGCAGCATTATCGACTGCAGAGCGGCGAGGCAAGTCGATTGCAATCATTATGGGGGGGATGGCCAGTGGCGTAGTTTTAGGTGTCCCGCTGAGCCTCGTCATCGCGGAACAGATGGGCTGGCAGGCCGCACTCTGGCTGGTCACGCTGCTCGGCCTGCTAGCCTTTCTAGGGCTATCACTCTTGCTCCCCTCGCTGCCTTGCGCGGCGTCCAGCTCACTCCGCGAAAAGGTCGCCATTCTCTCTGACAACCATGTGCTAACAATCTTGTTCGTATCGCTGCTCGCGGCGATTGCCAGCCTCGGGATGTACACCTTCATTGCGCCGCTGCTCGCCGACCCTGATCACGGCGCCCTGCGCTCGGTAAAGCCGTACCTTTGGATCTGGGGCATCGGTGGTGTGCTGGGCAGCCTTCTGATAGGCCCGGTGGTTGATCGTCTAAGAGGGCCGGTGATAGCGCTTACGATCATGCTGGTCCTAAGCGCTTCGCTTTTCCTATTGCCCATTTCTGCGTCGCTGAATGCCTGGCTCGCAGCGCTACCCATCGCGATATGGGGAGCCGCTGGATGGGCGTTGCAGGTGCCCCAGAACAACGAGCTCATCTTGGCTCGCCAGGTAGAGGGCGACGGCAACCTTGCGATTGCCTTGAACGAGTCAGCGCTGTATCTGGGCAGTGCCATCGGTGCAGCAGCTGGAGGCTTTGTTCTGCTCTTGCAAATGCCGATCTGGACACTTTCCGCCAGTGCCGGCACGGTTGCGCTGGCTGGTGCGTTGCTTCAGATCGCCAACCTGCGTCGGCAGACCGGTTTGGCAGGCGCTACCCCCGCCAGAGCCTGTCGCTGA
- a CDS encoding helix-turn-helix transcriptional regulator, whose translation MSAPRSDERNRAELAVFLRSRRERIAPEDVGLPSGGRRRTPGLRREEVAALAGVGLSWYTWLEQGRDIGVSASFLENLSRTLKLDATERRHLFLLAHQRLPPEPGKTWCVVPPLVHRLMDDLKLRPAYMLNLRWDVLAWNAAADKVFGFSRVPVERRNLLWLLFTESSFRNLLDPWRDQASQILSSFRRDFVRAPLDPEIGTLVKDLEKCDPYFKMWWRQHDIHGPCQGVRYLQVQEVGAVVFDHTSLMIDIDRDLRLVCYAAKEGQVQSARFEQWLTARSESSGT comes from the coding sequence ATGAGTGCGCCCCGTAGCGATGAGCGAAACAGGGCAGAGCTTGCGGTCTTTTTGCGCAGCCGCCGTGAACGCATCGCACCGGAGGACGTTGGGCTTCCATCGGGTGGGAGGCGCCGTACGCCTGGCTTGAGGCGCGAAGAAGTTGCCGCGTTGGCGGGGGTCGGATTGTCTTGGTACACCTGGCTTGAGCAGGGACGGGACATCGGCGTTTCAGCGTCGTTTCTCGAGAACCTTTCCAGAACGCTAAAGCTCGATGCGACCGAGCGGCGGCACCTGTTCCTGCTGGCGCACCAGCGACTGCCCCCTGAGCCAGGAAAAACTTGGTGCGTGGTGCCTCCTTTGGTCCACCGCCTGATGGACGATCTAAAGTTGCGCCCGGCCTATATGTTGAACCTGAGATGGGACGTGCTGGCCTGGAACGCGGCCGCCGATAAGGTGTTCGGCTTTTCGCGTGTCCCGGTTGAGCGGCGCAACCTACTCTGGCTGTTGTTCACTGAATCTTCGTTCCGGAATTTGCTTGATCCATGGCGCGACCAGGCGTCACAGATACTGTCGAGCTTTCGGCGAGACTTCGTCAGGGCGCCGCTGGATCCGGAAATCGGAACATTGGTCAAAGATCTGGAAAAGTGCGATCCGTATTTCAAAATGTGGTGGAGGCAGCACGATATCCATGGCCCTTGCCAGGGTGTTCGATACTTGCAGGTCCAGGAAGTCGGCGCTGTAGTGTTTGATCACACTTCACTGATGATCGATATTGACCGGGATTTGCGTTTGGTCTGCTATGCCGCGAAGGAGGGCCAGGTACAGAGCGCCCGGTTCGAACAATGGCTGACGGCCAGGTCTGAAAGTTCCGGCACTTAA
- a CDS encoding MHYT domain-containing protein encodes MHTTYNIALVSLSILIAIAGSFTALDLASRNRVAQGWARHGWLAAAAACMGGSIWAMHFIGMLAFGMPGVEIQYDLGLTVWSFVVPMVVTAVSFFAVGIRGSNGATLAVGGLFMGLGIGAMHYMGMAAMTLHADLSYDWTWVAVSFAIAIGASTVALWLSTKGARPLLQGVSAVAMGFAIAGMHYAAMVGAHFTPMDVEMPAPTGGGLDLVTLASAVSGSTFIVLFFGLAASMHDRRRAILSEREASALRLSEERFRELYSKTPLPLHSLDRDGRLESVSDAWLALVGYRRDDVIGRQLISFMTETSARQMLEQDWPTLLETGECLNAEYRLVARAGVFVDVLASTRIEATTGGSLILGGLVNVTERRQAEAALRQAQKMEAVGKLTGGIAHDFNNLLAVVGGNLELLRKRVPSGEVRIDSLIENALQATQRGAGLVQRLLTFARKQELRPSSVYLPDLVMGMRELLQRSVEANITVDMRFPLNLPTAFVDANQLEMVLTNLVVNARDAMPSGGTICVEGQCRSAAADDGHEPRDYVVLTVRDDGCGMPAEILSRATDPFFTTKAPGKGTGLGLSMAHGLAEQSGGRLEIQSSPGRGTTIEL; translated from the coding sequence ATGCATACCACCTACAACATCGCACTGGTCAGCCTCTCCATCCTGATCGCCATTGCCGGATCTTTCACCGCTCTGGACCTTGCCAGCCGTAACCGGGTCGCCCAAGGCTGGGCGCGGCATGGATGGCTCGCAGCGGCAGCCGCCTGCATGGGGGGCAGCATATGGGCGATGCATTTCATCGGCATGCTGGCGTTCGGGATGCCCGGGGTGGAGATTCAGTACGACCTCGGTTTGACGGTCTGGTCGTTTGTAGTACCCATGGTGGTGACCGCAGTCAGTTTTTTTGCCGTAGGCATCAGAGGTTCAAACGGAGCAACCCTGGCCGTAGGTGGCCTGTTCATGGGGCTCGGTATTGGCGCGATGCACTACATGGGTATGGCCGCCATGACCCTTCACGCCGATTTGAGCTATGACTGGACCTGGGTCGCGGTTTCATTTGCTATCGCGATCGGCGCCTCCACGGTTGCCCTGTGGTTATCGACCAAGGGCGCACGGCCGCTGCTGCAAGGGGTATCGGCTGTAGCGATGGGCTTTGCCATCGCCGGTATGCATTACGCTGCGATGGTCGGTGCACACTTCACCCCCATGGATGTCGAGATGCCTGCGCCGACCGGCGGTGGCCTCGATCTTGTGACCCTCGCTTCGGCCGTATCCGGCTCGACTTTCATCGTCCTGTTCTTCGGCCTGGCCGCCTCAATGCACGACCGACGTCGTGCAATCCTCAGCGAGCGTGAGGCGTCGGCATTGCGCTTGAGCGAGGAGCGCTTCAGGGAGCTATATAGTAAAACCCCCCTTCCCTTGCACTCCCTGGACCGTGACGGGCGCTTGGAGTCGGTAAGCGACGCCTGGCTCGCCCTTGTCGGGTATCGCCGGGACGATGTGATTGGGCGTCAGCTGATCAGTTTCATGACGGAAACATCGGCCAGGCAGATGCTCGAACAGGATTGGCCAACGCTGCTCGAAACGGGCGAGTGCCTCAACGCCGAGTATCGCCTGGTCGCCAGGGCCGGCGTCTTTGTTGATGTACTCGCTTCGACCCGCATCGAAGCCACCACGGGAGGCTCACTCATTCTTGGCGGCCTGGTGAATGTTACCGAACGCCGTCAGGCAGAGGCTGCACTGCGTCAGGCGCAGAAGATGGAGGCCGTCGGCAAGCTGACCGGAGGCATCGCACATGACTTCAATAACCTGCTGGCCGTGGTGGGCGGCAATCTTGAGCTGCTACGCAAAAGGGTTCCGAGTGGCGAGGTGCGCATCGACAGCCTGATCGAGAACGCGCTGCAGGCCACACAGCGCGGTGCAGGTCTGGTTCAGAGATTGCTCACCTTCGCCCGTAAGCAGGAACTTCGACCCAGTTCGGTCTACCTCCCGGACCTGGTGATGGGTATGCGCGAACTGCTGCAGCGTTCGGTCGAGGCGAACATAACGGTGGACATGCGCTTCCCGCTCAACTTGCCAACCGCTTTCGTCGACGCAAACCAGCTCGAAATGGTGTTGACCAATCTGGTAGTCAATGCGCGCGATGCGATGCCCAGCGGCGGCACCATTTGCGTCGAAGGTCAGTGTCGATCGGCGGCCGCGGACGACGGACATGAACCGCGCGACTATGTCGTGCTAACCGTTCGCGACGACGGCTGCGGAATGCCAGCGGAGATTCTCTCGCGTGCCACCGACCCATTCTTCACCACCAAGGCACCAGGCAAAGGCACTGGCCTAGGCCTTTCCATGGCCCACGGGCTGGCGGAGCAATCGGGCGGGCGCCTGGAGATCCAGAGCAGTCCGGGCAGAGGCACGACCATCGAGCTATGA
- the eutC gene encoding ethanolamine ammonia-lyase subunit EutC: MTDDTPATENPWQQLRQLTPARIALGRAGTSLPTGAQLDFQFAHAQARDAVHLPFDHAALREELHARGHGTLLLHSAASDRHTYLQRPDLGRRLDDASAALLDDHVKQHGGDHDLAIVIADGLSSLAVSRHSLPFLTRLLEQVTAEGWSLAPITLVEQGRVAVADEVGERLGAKMTVILIGERPGLSSPDSLGLYFTWAPRVGLNDAYRNCISNVRLEGLSYGMAAFRLMYLMREACRRQLSGVDLKDEAQVPTLDEQGPGNFLLPDRT, encoded by the coding sequence ATGACTGATGACACCCCTGCCACAGAGAACCCGTGGCAACAGTTGCGCCAGTTGACCCCCGCGCGCATCGCGCTGGGCCGGGCCGGCACCAGCCTGCCGACCGGCGCCCAGCTCGATTTCCAGTTCGCCCATGCCCAGGCACGAGACGCTGTGCACCTGCCATTCGACCACGCAGCCCTGCGTGAAGAGCTGCACGCCCGGGGTCATGGCACGCTGCTGCTGCACAGTGCTGCCAGTGACCGCCACACTTACCTGCAGCGGCCTGATCTGGGCCGGCGTTTGGACGACGCGTCCGCTGCGCTGCTGGATGATCACGTCAAGCAGCACGGCGGCGATCATGACCTGGCCATCGTCATCGCCGATGGTTTGTCATCGCTCGCCGTCAGCCGCCACAGCCTGCCTTTTTTAACGCGCCTGCTCGAACAGGTAACCGCCGAAGGCTGGTCGCTGGCGCCGATCACCCTCGTTGAGCAGGGCCGCGTGGCGGTGGCCGACGAAGTGGGCGAGCGGCTGGGGGCGAAGATGACGGTGATTCTGATCGGCGAACGGCCCGGGCTCAGCTCGCCGGACAGCCTCGGTCTGTACTTCACTTGGGCCCCACGCGTTGGCCTCAACGATGCCTACCGCAACTGCATCTCCAATGTCCGTCTGGAGGGTCTGAGCTACGGCATGGCCGCCTTCCGTCTGATGTACCTGATGCGCGAAGCCTGCCGGCGGCAACTCTCGGGCGTCGATCTCAAGGACGAAGCCCAGGTGCCTACGCTGGATGAGCAAGGGCCGGGTAATTTTCTGCTGCCAGACCGGACATGA